The following DNA comes from Candidatus Thermoplasmatota archaeon.
CGTTGAACGCCACGCCGCCCAGGAGGTCGTTGAAGTTCGGCATCACGACGAACTTGGCGCCGCGGGGCAGGTCCGGGAACCGCTCGCGGGCGGCCCGCGAGAAGGGGCCGCGGACCCAGCACGGCTCCTTGTGGCGGTGGCCAAGCTCGTCCACGAGGCTCACGTGGGGATGGTTGTGGCACGTCACGACGACCGACGCCGCCAGGACGTCGGCCGAGGGCCACGTGTGGCCGTGGCTGATGCCGACGTCCCCAAGCCGCATGCCCGTGGCCGGATGCTTTGTGACGTGCGGGGGAAGCTCAGGGAGATCCGCGTCGTGGTTCCCCGGCACGAGATCGACCGGAACGTCCAGCCCCTCGAACAGACGCACGAGCGCCGCGGACTCCACGCCGCTTGCGTGCGTGATCGTGTGCTTGAGGTCCCCGAGGATGGCCAGGCGATGGCAGCCGTTCTCGTCCAGCAGGCGCGCGAGGCGCTCACGCATCCGCTCGGTTTGGCTGGGCAGGCGCAACCCCTCCTGCCGAAGCTCCACCTCGAGGCCCACGTGGAGATCTCCGACGAGGAGCACGTCCTCGTCGCCGTGGAGGACAAGCGCACGTTCCGGAACGGCCGGCGTAAGTCGCACGCGGAGGCTTGCGCGCGGCCGGACTTATAGTTGACGCCGCGGCGCGGCCGGGAGCACGCGCGGGATCGCTTCGAGAAGGTCGGTCGCCAGCATGCCGTAGGATCGTTCTTGCGAGGCGATCTCGCCGGCGCGCCCTTGGATGTAGGCGCCCACGCGGGCCGCATCAAACGGCGACAGGCGCTTGGCCAGAAGCGCCCCGACCACGCCCGACAGCACGTCGCCTGTCCCACCCACCGCCATGGCGGGCGACCCGACGCGGCTGAGCTTCTCGCGCCGGCTGTCCGACACGA
Coding sequences within:
- a CDS encoding metallophosphoesterase, with amino-acid sequence MRLTPAVPERALVLHGDEDVLLVGDLHVGLEVELRQEGLRLPSQTERMRERLARLLDENGCHRLAILGDLKHTITHASGVESAALVRLFEGLDVPVDLVPGNHDADLPELPPHVTKHPATGMRLGDVGISHGHTWPSADVLAASVVVTCHNHPHVSLVDELGHRHKEPCWVRGPFSRAARERFPDLPRGAKFVVMPNFNDLLGGVAFNALEKEEYLGPLLRNGVFDVEKAKIHTVDGIDLGTVASLRRYAATGQGRRRLRAGGRRGR